A window of the Fusarium fujikuroi IMI 58289 draft genome, chromosome FFUJ_chr09 genome harbors these coding sequences:
- a CDS encoding related to carbonic anhydrase: protein MAEKDITKYLQQSHDRLFHNNRAWAENKAKVNPDFFKNLAAGQAPEYLWIGCADSRIPAEQICGLEPGEAFIHRNIANLVCNTDLNAMGVINYAVKHLGVKHIIVCGHYGCGGVKAAMTPQDLGLLNPWLRNIRDVYRLHEKELDAIEDEGARYDRLVELNVVEQCRNVIKSADVQQSWHENQYPIVHGWVFGFKDGLLKDLKIDFEAVLADIQKIYNLVDKK, encoded by the coding sequence ATGGCCGAAAAGGACATCACAAAGTATCTCCAGCAGAGCCACGACCGGCTCTTCCACAACAACCGCGCCTGGGCCGAGAACAAGGCCAAAGTCAACCCTgacttcttcaagaacctcgcCGCCGGCCAAGCACCCGAGTACCTCTGGATCGGATGCGCCGACTCCCGCATCCCCGCCGAGCAGATCTGCGGCCTTGAGCCCGGCGAGGCATTTATCCACCGCAACATCGCCAACCTCGTGTGCAACACCGATCTCAACGCTATGGGCGTGATCAACTACGCCGTCAAGCACCTCGGCGTCAAGCACATCATCGTCTGTGGTCACTACGGCTGCGGAGGTGTCAAGGCGGCTATGACCCCCCAGGACCTCGGCCTGCTGAACCCGTGGCTTCGCAACATCCGCGACGTGTACCGTCTTCACGAGAAGGAGCTCGATGCGATCGAGGACGAGGGCGCTCGCTACGACCGCTTGGTCGAGCTGAATGTCGTCGAGCAGTGTCGCAACGTCATCAAGTCTGCTGATGTCCAGCAGTCGTGGCACGAGAACCAGTATCCCATTGTCCACGGATGGGTGTTTGGTTTCAAGGATGGACTTCTCAAGGATCTTAAGATTGACTTTGAGGCTGTGTTGGCCGACATCCAAAAGATTTACAACCTTGTTGACAAGAAATAA